In Paenibacillus algicola, a genomic segment contains:
- the cdaA gene encoding diadenylate cyclase CdaA encodes MEYFADLTWKESIKDIIDILIVTYIIYHLILLVRGTRAVQLLKGILVLVVIWALSTWFDLYTLKWLMNQIFTFGVLAIFIIFQPELRRGLEQLGRGKLFGRAADMDEQTNKLIGETIKAVNYLSRRKIGALIVFERTTGLNEYVESGISMRSVLSSELIINIFIPNTPLHDGAVIIQNGQIAAAGCYLPLSENPFISKELGTRHRAAIGISEVGDAISVVVSEETGQVSLAMNGQVVRDIKEESLISKLYEQLRPAAAVKEKRSFFWKRKGDR; translated from the coding sequence ATGGAGTATTTTGCGGACTTGACTTGGAAAGAGTCCATTAAAGATATTATCGATATCCTCATCGTCACTTATATCATATACCATCTGATTTTGCTCGTACGAGGAACGCGGGCGGTTCAGCTGCTGAAGGGGATTCTGGTGCTTGTCGTCATCTGGGCGCTTAGCACGTGGTTTGATCTATATACGCTAAAATGGCTGATGAACCAGATCTTTACGTTCGGGGTGCTGGCAATCTTTATTATTTTTCAGCCGGAGCTCCGCCGAGGTCTGGAGCAGCTGGGGCGCGGAAAGCTGTTCGGGCGGGCCGCGGATATGGATGAGCAGACTAATAAGTTAATCGGCGAAACCATTAAGGCCGTGAATTATTTATCACGTCGAAAAATAGGGGCGTTAATTGTGTTTGAACGCACGACGGGCCTGAACGAATACGTGGAATCCGGAATCTCGATGCGCTCTGTGCTGAGCTCGGAGCTGATCATTAATATTTTTATACCGAATACACCGCTGCATGACGGGGCTGTCATTATTCAGAACGGGCAAATTGCTGCAGCAGGCTGCTACCTGCCGCTGTCCGAGAATCCTTTTATCAGTAAGGAGCTGGGTACGCGCCACCGGGCGGCCATCGGGATCAGTGAGGTAGGAGATGCTATTTCTGTTGTCGTTTCGGAAGAGACGGGACAGGTCTCGCTGGCAATGAACGGACAGGTTGTCCGCGATATTAAAGAAGAATCACTGATTTCGAAGCTTTATGAACAATTGCGTCCGGCTGCCGCTGTAAAGGAGAAACGCTCGTTCTTCTGG
- a CDS encoding zf-HC2 domain-containing protein — MNCKVAVSLMHDYLDNDLSKPQQLELKAHMVECTDCRNRLEELEKTDMLLFSLTHHATGPSEDLTERIMGMLPKEKKQKAWVTWVKRHPAITAAALFLVVMLFSTVSLWDQNNQLVVRGTELDKLVIKGQTVIIPPDQTITGDITVENGKTEVFGQVEGNLTVIDGELFQASTAYISGQVKDIDKAMDWIWYKITNLFTDVAYR; from the coding sequence ATGAACTGCAAAGTGGCCGTCTCTTTGATGCATGATTATCTGGATAATGACTTGTCCAAGCCGCAGCAGCTGGAGCTGAAAGCTCACATGGTGGAATGCACGGATTGCCGGAACAGACTGGAGGAGCTGGAGAAGACAGATATGCTCTTGTTCTCTCTGACTCATCATGCCACAGGCCCTTCGGAGGATTTAACAGAGCGCATTATGGGCATGCTGCCCAAAGAGAAGAAGCAAAAGGCATGGGTAACCTGGGTCAAAAGACATCCTGCTATCACCGCGGCAGCGCTGTTTCTTGTGGTGATGCTGTTCAGCACCGTCAGCTTATGGGATCAGAACAATCAGCTTGTGGTAAGAGGCACCGAGCTTGACAAGCTCGTGATCAAAGGCCAGACGGTAATCATACCGCCGGACCAGACCATTACAGGTGACATCACTGTGGAGAACGGCAAGACTGAGGTTTTTGGACAGGTAGAAGGGAATCTGACCGTCATCGACGGGGAGCTGTTTCAGGCTTCTACAGCGTATATTTCCGGACAGGTTAAAGATATAGATAAAGCTATGGATTGGATTTGGTATAAGATCACCAATCTTTTCACGGATGTTGCATACCGCTAA
- the sigW gene encoding RNA polymerase sigma factor SigW — protein MVDNLDVRLAKLARKGDQRAFAELLELYKDKIFHLAYRMLYNRHEAEDVVQETFLRVYKNLDRYDEKQKFSTWVYRIATNLCIDRLRKRKPSYSLDAEMSEQEGTDGYSMLPSQDPSVESEVLLSETQQIIHQAMATLPAKYKSIMILRYIQDLSLQEISDVLDLPVTTIKTRVHRGREFLRKKLEYKL, from the coding sequence ATGGTGGACAATTTAGATGTACGACTGGCGAAGCTGGCCCGAAAGGGAGACCAGCGGGCTTTTGCCGAGCTATTAGAGCTGTATAAAGATAAGATCTTCCATCTCGCGTATCGGATGCTGTATAACCGGCATGAGGCGGAGGATGTAGTGCAGGAAACGTTTTTGAGGGTATATAAGAATCTGGACCGCTATGATGAGAAGCAGAAGTTCTCCACCTGGGTGTACCGGATCGCAACCAATCTGTGTATTGATCGCCTTCGCAAACGAAAGCCCTCATACTCGCTTGATGCGGAGATGAGTGAACAGGAGGGCACGGATGGATATTCCATGCTGCCGAGTCAGGACCCTTCTGTAGAATCCGAGGTACTGCTGTCCGAGACGCAGCAAATTATTCATCAAGCGATGGCGACACTGCCTGCGAAGTACAAGAGTATTATGATTTTGAGGTACATTCAGGATCTATCCTTACAGGAAATCAGTGATGTACTGGATCTGCCGGTGACGACGATCAAGACGCGGGTGCACCGCGGACGTGAGTTTTTGCGGAAGAAGCTGGAGTATAAACTGTAA
- the ppc gene encoding phosphoenolpyruvate carboxylase, with protein MSELTVTAKSNSNNLLRRDVRFLGNILGEVLVHQGGTELLDIVEKIRETSKSLRSEFLPELFAEFKQMVSTLKPDVRHQVIRAFAVYFQLVNIAEQNHRIRRKRDYERSAGESVQPGSIESAVQELKERNFTFEEVQNMLEGLSLELVMTAHPTEAMRRAILDIHKRISEDVMLLDNPTLTFREREQLREKLLNDVITLWQTDELRDRKPTVLDEVRNGMYYFHETLFHVLPEVYQELERCLNKYYPGNDWHVPTYLRFGSWIGGDRDGNPSVKADVTWKTLEMQRKLAIREYQRILTGLMKSLSFSTTIVNVSEELLASINEDREKVTLKKMEIWHNEKEPYRIKLAYMLAKMTHVLDPNMTGTERYQTPQEFIEDLRIIDRSLRHHFADYVADTSVKQTIRQAELFGFHTATLDIRQHSKEHENAMKEILAQMNVVEDYASMEEEDKIELLNKLLNDPRPLTTPYQGYSESTEECLEVFRTVYRAQQEFGVNCISSYLISMSEGASDILEVMVFAKEVGLIRKHADGRVTATLQSAPLFETIEDLHAAPAIMKRLFQLPFFRESVKAMNDVQEIMLGYSDSNKDGGAVTANWELQVAMKEITKVGEEFGIKLKYFHGRGGSLGRGGMPLNRSILAQPANTIAGGIKITEQGEVISSRYSLKGIAYRSLEQATSALIKASIQARTPQENAQEKEWEAIAAQISEVSQNKYQDLIFRDPDFLSFFKESTPLPEVGELNIGSRPSKRKNSDRFEDLRAIPWVFAWTQSRYLLPAWYAAGTGLNSYYEGKEENLKVLQDMYVNYPFFTSLINTLQMALAKADLIIAEEYSLMTSDETARQRIFGLMKNEFELTKQMVLKITGQQEILDNQLMLQESIRLRNPYVDPLSYLQVQLLKELRNLRDSGEDDPDLLREVLLTINGIAAGLRNTG; from the coding sequence ATGTCTGAACTTACTGTAACCGCCAAGAGCAATTCCAACAATCTGCTGCGGCGTGATGTACGGTTTCTAGGAAACATTCTGGGTGAAGTTCTGGTCCACCAAGGCGGAACTGAATTACTGGATATTGTCGAAAAAATCCGTGAGACCAGTAAATCGCTGCGTTCCGAGTTTTTACCGGAGCTTTTTGCAGAATTCAAGCAAATGGTAAGCACGTTGAAACCGGACGTGAGGCATCAGGTGATCCGCGCGTTCGCGGTGTACTTCCAATTGGTAAACATTGCAGAGCAGAACCACCGGATCCGCCGTAAACGGGATTATGAGCGTTCTGCAGGGGAAAGCGTGCAGCCTGGCTCTATCGAAAGTGCTGTGCAGGAGCTCAAGGAGCGTAACTTCACGTTTGAAGAAGTGCAAAATATGCTGGAAGGGCTTTCCCTGGAGCTCGTGATGACGGCTCATCCAACAGAAGCGATGCGCCGTGCGATTCTTGATATTCATAAAAGAATTTCCGAGGACGTTATGCTGCTGGATAATCCGACGCTGACTTTCCGCGAAAGAGAGCAGCTGCGCGAGAAGCTGTTGAATGATGTCATTACCCTGTGGCAGACAGATGAGCTGCGTGACCGCAAGCCAACGGTACTGGATGAAGTGCGCAATGGGATGTACTATTTCCATGAGACGCTGTTCCACGTGCTGCCAGAGGTTTATCAGGAGCTGGAACGCTGCCTGAACAAATATTATCCGGGGAATGACTGGCATGTGCCTACATACCTTCGCTTTGGTTCCTGGATCGGCGGCGACCGTGATGGAAATCCATCGGTAAAGGCGGATGTAACGTGGAAGACGCTGGAAATGCAGCGCAAGCTGGCTATCCGCGAGTACCAGCGTATTTTGACAGGTCTGATGAAGAGTCTGAGCTTCAGCACGACCATCGTGAACGTATCTGAAGAGCTGCTGGCGTCGATCAATGAGGATCGCGAGAAGGTAACGCTGAAGAAGATGGAGATCTGGCATAACGAGAAGGAGCCCTACCGCATTAAGCTGGCTTACATGCTGGCCAAAATGACCCACGTCCTGGATCCGAACATGACAGGTACAGAGCGTTACCAGACACCTCAGGAATTCATTGAGGATTTGCGGATTATTGACCGCAGCCTGCGTCATCATTTTGCGGATTATGTGGCAGACACGTCTGTGAAGCAGACGATCCGTCAAGCGGAGCTGTTCGGGTTCCATACAGCGACACTGGATATCCGCCAGCACAGTAAAGAGCATGAGAACGCGATGAAGGAAATTCTTGCTCAGATGAACGTGGTGGAAGACTACGCGTCTATGGAGGAAGAAGACAAAATTGAGCTGCTGAATAAGCTGCTTAATGATCCTCGTCCGCTGACGACTCCTTACCAGGGCTACAGTGAAAGCACAGAGGAGTGCCTGGAGGTATTCCGCACAGTGTACCGAGCGCAGCAGGAATTCGGCGTCAACTGTATTTCCAGCTACCTCATCAGTATGTCTGAGGGGGCTAGTGATATCCTGGAGGTCATGGTATTCGCGAAGGAAGTCGGGTTGATTCGCAAGCATGCAGACGGCCGTGTCACAGCGACACTGCAGTCAGCCCCATTGTTTGAAACGATTGAGGATCTTCATGCCGCTCCGGCCATAATGAAGCGTCTGTTCCAGCTTCCATTCTTCCGGGAGAGCGTGAAGGCCATGAATGATGTGCAGGAAATCATGCTGGGTTACTCCGACAGTAATAAAGATGGCGGCGCAGTGACCGCAAACTGGGAGCTGCAAGTGGCCATGAAGGAAATTACGAAGGTGGGCGAAGAGTTCGGCATCAAGCTGAAATACTTCCACGGACGCGGAGGATCTCTCGGACGCGGAGGAATGCCGCTGAACCGCAGTATTTTGGCACAACCGGCGAACACTATTGCTGGCGGAATCAAAATTACCGAGCAGGGAGAGGTCATCTCCTCCCGGTACTCGCTGAAGGGCATTGCATACCGCAGCTTGGAGCAGGCCACATCGGCGTTGATCAAGGCATCTATCCAGGCGCGTACACCGCAGGAGAATGCCCAGGAGAAGGAGTGGGAGGCTATTGCAGCCCAAATCTCCGAAGTGTCGCAGAACAAGTATCAGGACCTGATTTTCCGCGATCCGGATTTCTTGTCCTTCTTTAAGGAATCTACACCGTTGCCAGAGGTAGGAGAACTGAACATCGGATCCCGTCCTTCCAAGCGGAAGAACAGTGACCGTTTTGAGGATCTGCGGGCTATTCCATGGGTATTTGCTTGGACGCAGAGCCGTTATCTGCTCCCGGCCTGGTATGCGGCAGGCACTGGCCTGAACAGTTATTATGAGGGCAAAGAAGAGAATCTGAAGGTTCTTCAGGATATGTATGTTAACTATCCGTTCTTCACTTCCCTCATTAATACACTGCAGATGGCTCTGGCTAAGGCTGATCTGATCATCGCAGAGGAATATTCCTTAATGACGAGTGATGAGACGGCTAGACAGCGCATCTTCGGTCTGATGAAGAACGAGTTTGAGCTGACGAAGCAAATGGTGCTGAAAATTACGGGCCAGCAGGAGATTCTGGATAACCAGCTGATGCTGCAGGAATCCATTCGTTTGCGTAACCCGTACGTAGATCCGCTGAGCTACCTGCAGGTGCAGCTGTTGAAGGAGCTTCGTAATCTCCGTGACAGCGGTGAGGACGATCCGGATCTGCTGCGTGAAGTGCTGCTGACGATTAACGGCATTGCCGCGGGACTCCGCAATACCGGTTAA